Proteins from a single region of Phycisphaeraceae bacterium D3-23:
- a CDS encoding FkbM family methyltransferase, producing the protein MGHRRERRRVYLCRRIGRAHRHRRLGRGRHLAGEHPAPDCAIRCARRGRCADCPRRGGGRQRGGGVHGRPARPSEQRPRVRGRAIPDGRRPREAVRPDDDAGHLLASFPAPDFVKIDIEGAEVMAIRGGERLLRDIRPVFYIEVGQHVSDEMLSIFREARYAAFDPKGKPLTDTCASNTFFVPDERVAGWQV; encoded by the coding sequence GTGGGACATCGGCGCGAACGTCGGCGTGTTTACCTTTGCCGCCGCATCGGTCGCGCGCACCGGCACCGTCGTCTCGGTCGAGGCAGACATCTGGCTGGCGAGCATCCTGCGCCGGACTGCGCGATTCGGTGCGCACGACGGGGTCGATGTGCGGATTGTCCCCGTCGCGGTGGCGGGCGACAACGCGGTGGCGGTGTTCACGGTCGCCCTGCGCGGCCGAGCGAGCAACGCCCTCGAGTCCGCGGGCGGGCGATCCCAGATGGGCGGCGTCCGCGAGAAGCAGTACGTCCCGACGACGACGCTGGACACCTGCTCGCCTCGTTCCCCGCGCCCGACTTCGTCAAGATCGATATCGAAGGCGCCGAGGTCATGGCCATCCGGGGCGGCGAGCGCCTGCTGCGAGACATCCGCCCGGTGTTCTACATCGAGGTCGGCCAGCACGTCTCGGATGAAATGCTCTCGATCTTCCGCGAGGCCCGCTACGCCGCCTTCGACCCCAAAGGCAAACCACTCACCGACACCTGCGCGAGCAACACGTTCTTCGTGCCCGATGAGAGGGTTGCCGGGTGGCAGGTGTGA
- a CDS encoding spondin domain-containing protein produces MRSMFSPRNLTTLALAGLAGGVGFAAQATDVRVDVTNNGPAGGVFITPLWVGFHDGSFDSYSGGLSTQEGLERLAEDGTTSFISDDFLAGNTYVDGGVSGVFATAQTAGRVDGTIASPMGPPPIAPGETVSQAFNVDLAGDNQFFSYASMVLPSNDYFIANGNPLAHDLSALDGAPVGTSITFFIGLGVNDAGTEVNDFATSAANGLFPQLGLGAGQGGPNIGTDENGVVTNVDGIPFAGFLNSPSDLDTNPDAALIDFNRADLYANGIATVTITTIPEPGSLALLGLGGLALLRRRR; encoded by the coding sequence ATGCGTTCCATGTTTTCCCCCCGTAACCTCACGACCCTCGCCCTCGCCGGGCTGGCCGGCGGCGTTGGCTTCGCCGCGCAGGCGACCGACGTGCGCGTTGATGTCACCAACAACGGGCCGGCGGGCGGTGTGTTCATCACGCCGCTGTGGGTCGGCTTCCACGACGGCAGTTTCGACAGCTACAGCGGCGGACTGAGTACCCAGGAGGGCCTCGAACGATTGGCCGAGGACGGCACGACCAGCTTCATCAGCGACGACTTCCTGGCGGGCAACACGTACGTCGACGGCGGCGTGAGCGGCGTCTTCGCCACCGCGCAGACGGCCGGCCGGGTCGACGGCACGATCGCCAGCCCGATGGGCCCGCCGCCGATCGCCCCGGGCGAGACGGTGTCGCAGGCGTTCAATGTCGACCTTGCGGGCGACAACCAGTTTTTCTCTTACGCGTCGATGGTGCTGCCCAGCAACGACTACTTCATCGCCAACGGCAACCCGCTGGCGCACGACCTGTCCGCGCTTGACGGCGCGCCGGTCGGCACCTCCATCACGTTCTTCATCGGGCTGGGCGTCAACGACGCGGGCACCGAGGTCAACGACTTCGCCACCTCCGCCGCCAACGGCCTGTTCCCGCAGCTCGGCCTCGGAGCCGGGCAGGGCGGCCCCAACATCGGCACGGATGAGAACGGCGTCGTCACCAATGTCGATGGCATCCCCTTCGCCGGCTTCCTCAACTCGCCAAGCGACCTGGACACCAACCCCGACGCGGCGCTGATCGACTTCAACCGCGCCGACCTCTACGCCAACGGCATCGCGACCGTGACGATCACGACGATCCCCGAGCCCGGCTCGCTGGCGCTGCTGGGGCTGGGTGGGTTGGCGCTGCTGCGGCGTCGGCGTTGA
- a CDS encoding zf-HC2 domain-containing protein, with protein sequence MSRLQRFIKILTLTCDESARIVSDSYEGELPWAQRAALRVHLVNCRWCRRVRKQLASVRLANKRFREHGRSEACCPGHRLSREAKERMIERLS encoded by the coding sequence ATGTCTCGACTTCAGCGCTTCATCAAGATCCTCACGCTGACCTGCGATGAGTCCGCGCGCATCGTGTCGGACAGCTACGAGGGCGAGTTGCCCTGGGCGCAGCGCGCGGCGCTGCGCGTCCACCTGGTCAACTGCCGCTGGTGCCGGCGGGTACGTAAGCAGCTCGCGTCCGTTCGTCTCGCGAACAAACGCTTCCGCGAGCACGGCCGAAGCGAGGCCTGCTGCCCGGGCCATCGCCTGTCGCGCGAAGCGAAAGAACGCATGATCGAACGGCTTTCATAA
- a CDS encoding sigma-70 family RNA polymerase sigma factor, translating to MSELATYDLKLMDPAQWVHDHSDALYAYALSRVRRPDVAEDLVQDALVAALESHETFEGRSSERTWLVGILRHKVLDHFRRTRRTREAQDLQVGDAHGTMGLYSKRGRWSPKPADWGGDPAELYENEEFWRVYHACRDRLPTTHAEAYILRELEGLAPQEICKVLDISATNLSVRLHRARLFLRECLESNWFGR from the coding sequence GTGAGCGAGTTGGCGACGTATGACCTCAAGCTGATGGACCCGGCCCAGTGGGTTCATGACCACAGCGACGCCTTGTATGCCTACGCGCTGTCGCGTGTGCGCAGGCCGGACGTGGCGGAAGACCTGGTGCAGGATGCGCTGGTCGCGGCCCTGGAGTCGCACGAAACGTTTGAGGGGCGGTCGAGCGAGCGGACCTGGCTGGTCGGGATCCTGCGGCACAAGGTGCTGGACCACTTCCGCCGAACGCGCCGGACCAGGGAGGCGCAGGACCTGCAGGTGGGCGATGCGCACGGCACGATGGGGCTGTACTCCAAGCGTGGGCGGTGGTCGCCCAAGCCCGCCGACTGGGGCGGCGACCCGGCCGAGCTTTACGAAAACGAGGAGTTTTGGCGGGTCTATCACGCCTGCCGCGACCGCCTGCCCACGACCCACGCCGAGGCGTACATCCTGCGCGAGCTCGAAGGCCTCGCGCCCCAAGAAATCTGTAAGGTCCTCGACATCTCGGCGACCAACCTGTCTGTTCGGCTGCACCGCGCACGTCTGTTCCTGCGGGAATGCCTGGAATCCAACTGGTTCGGCCGGTAG
- a CDS encoding C1 family peptidase, with amino-acid sequence MSVIESNAPTAANPPADATLSAERLAALHDGFAADPRNTLAQNAVTQTTIDDIALNRAVVTSTDHTFSHHLDDWEVTNQKASGRCWLFAGLNLIRQGAMQKMNLKSFEFSQNYAMFWDKLERANYFLEQIIATAGQPVGDRVVAHLLGSPIDDGGQWNMFVNIVKKHGLVPKSAMPETQSSSSTRKMNTALLNVLREGAAALRSLIEGGAGQPDVSAKKDDIVATAHRVLCIHLGTPPTEFDWQWKDNDNAFHRDGTMTPQQFAKKYCTINLQDYACLVHDPRDTSPFGKTFTVAHLGNVVGGEPVKYLNVPIDVMKQATQQAIVGGEPVWMGCDVGKMMRRDLGIWDAKLFDYASVYQAEFAHDKADRLLYHQTQMTHAMLFTGVDVAEDGSPRRWRVENSWGEKGGIKGFYVMNDSWFDEYMFEVAVHKDLLPAPLREALDSEPIVLPAWDPMGALAR; translated from the coding sequence ATGTCTGTCATCGAGTCCAACGCCCCCACCGCCGCGAACCCGCCCGCCGACGCTACGCTCAGCGCCGAGCGTTTGGCAGCCCTGCACGACGGCTTCGCCGCCGACCCCCGCAACACGCTCGCGCAGAACGCGGTGACGCAGACGACGATCGACGACATCGCGCTCAACCGTGCGGTCGTGACATCGACCGACCACACGTTCAGCCACCACCTCGACGACTGGGAGGTCACCAACCAGAAGGCCTCGGGCCGGTGCTGGCTGTTCGCCGGGCTCAACCTGATCCGCCAGGGCGCGATGCAGAAGATGAACCTCAAGAGTTTTGAGTTCAGCCAGAACTACGCGATGTTCTGGGACAAGCTCGAGCGGGCCAACTACTTCCTCGAGCAGATCATCGCCACCGCCGGCCAGCCGGTCGGCGACCGTGTCGTCGCGCACCTGCTGGGCAGCCCGATCGACGACGGCGGGCAGTGGAACATGTTCGTCAACATCGTCAAGAAGCACGGGCTCGTGCCCAAGTCCGCGATGCCCGAGACGCAGAGCTCGTCGAGCACCCGCAAGATGAACACCGCGCTGCTCAACGTCCTGCGCGAAGGCGCGGCCGCGCTGCGCTCGCTCATCGAAGGCGGGGCAGGCCAGCCCGATGTCTCGGCGAAGAAGGACGACATCGTCGCCACCGCCCACCGCGTCTTGTGCATCCACCTCGGCACCCCGCCAACCGAGTTCGACTGGCAGTGGAAAGATAACGACAACGCGTTCCACCGCGACGGCACGATGACCCCGCAGCAGTTCGCCAAGAAGTACTGCACGATCAACCTGCAAGACTACGCCTGCCTCGTCCACGACCCGCGCGACACCAGCCCGTTTGGCAAGACGTTCACCGTCGCGCACCTGGGCAACGTCGTCGGCGGCGAGCCGGTGAAGTACCTCAACGTCCCCATCGACGTGATGAAGCAGGCGACGCAGCAGGCCATCGTCGGCGGCGAACCCGTGTGGATGGGCTGCGATGTGGGCAAGATGATGCGCCGGGACCTGGGCATCTGGGACGCGAAGCTCTTTGATTATGCCTCGGTGTATCAGGCCGAATTCGCCCACGACAAGGCCGATCGCTTGCTCTACCACCAGACGCAGATGACCCACGCGATGCTGTTCACCGGCGTTGATGTCGCGGAGGACGGCAGCCCGCGGCGCTGGCGCGTCGAGAATAGCTGGGGCGAAAAGGGCGGCATCAAGGGCTTCTACGTGATGAACGACTCGTGGTTCGACGAGTACATGTTCGAGGTCGCGGTCCACAAGGATCTGCTGCCCGCGCCGCTGCGCGAGGCGCTCGACAGCGAGCCGATCGTGCTTCCGGCGTGGGACCCGATGGGCGCGTTGGCGCGTTGA
- the hisA gene encoding 1-(5-phosphoribosyl)-5-[(5-phosphoribosylamino)methylideneamino]imidazole-4-carboxamide isomerase, with amino-acid sequence MTLPPPPEKTPSRYLFPAIDLRNGKVVRLTQGKYDQQTTYGDDPLAQARAFESAGASWLHVVDLDGARSGALTHLPVIRSIAEQTKLRVEVGGGVRSEAVVDALLGAGVERVVVGTAALKDWAWFETLVHDARYQGKVVLGLDAKEGRAASDGWEQTSDDRAVDIAGRVTGWPLAAIVYTDIAVDGMLTGPNVEATRAMAEATDVPVVASGGVGTLDHLRALRPLPLQGTIIGKSLYENRFTIDEALNAYERDG; translated from the coding sequence ATGACTTTGCCACCCCCCCCCGAAAAGACGCCCAGCCGGTACCTGTTCCCCGCGATCGACCTCCGCAATGGGAAGGTTGTCCGGCTGACGCAAGGTAAGTACGACCAGCAGACGACCTACGGCGACGACCCGCTCGCGCAGGCCCGCGCGTTCGAGTCGGCCGGGGCGAGCTGGCTGCATGTGGTGGACCTCGACGGCGCGCGGTCGGGGGCCCTCACGCATCTGCCCGTGATTCGGTCGATCGCTGAACAGACGAAGCTCAGGGTCGAGGTCGGCGGCGGGGTGCGCAGCGAGGCCGTGGTCGATGCGCTCTTGGGCGCGGGCGTCGAGCGTGTCGTGGTCGGCACGGCCGCGCTCAAGGACTGGGCGTGGTTTGAGACATTGGTACACGACGCGCGCTACCAAGGCAAGGTCGTACTCGGGCTGGACGCGAAGGAGGGCCGGGCGGCGAGCGATGGATGGGAACAGACCTCCGACGATCGGGCGGTCGATATCGCCGGGCGTGTTACGGGTTGGCCGCTGGCCGCGATCGTGTACACCGACATCGCCGTCGACGGTATGCTCACCGGGCCCAACGTCGAGGCGACCCGCGCCATGGCGGAGGCGACCGATGTCCCGGTCGTCGCGTCGGGCGGGGTGGGCACGCTCGACCACCTGCGCGCGTTGCGCCCGCTCCCGCTGCAGGGCACGATCATCGGCAAGTCGCTTTATGAAAACCGATTCACGATCGACGAAGCGCTAAACGCCTACGAGCGAGACGGCTAA
- a CDS encoding PEP-CTERM sorting domain-containing protein produces MLHSNQALLAVGTLSLAVGVADSALAHGENSDLTYETVGSQILTHDTTTSLVQIFGPHFGISQTGDDRMVVNSPWFVPGPTVDDGGSFAVNFEALSVWNGSGFVDPGTESVSVTHANGAHEITSTAGGSFNLDLLDPELTWQLNGNNGGADPDRGVYLVQFTITDNDPLSNFDDSRPVFFAFDFESGYTAENPSYLSDDYNHHHHHMSRGYIADNLINVPEPGSLALLGLGGLALLRRRR; encoded by the coding sequence ATGTTGCATTCGAATCAAGCGCTGTTAGCCGTCGGCACCCTCTCGCTCGCGGTCGGCGTTGCCGACAGCGCACTTGCCCACGGCGAAAACAGCGACCTCACCTACGAAACCGTCGGTAGCCAGATCCTCACGCATGACACGACCACCTCACTGGTCCAGATCTTCGGCCCACACTTCGGCATCTCCCAGACCGGCGACGACCGCATGGTGGTCAACTCACCCTGGTTCGTGCCCGGCCCGACGGTCGATGACGGCGGCTCCTTCGCCGTCAACTTCGAGGCCCTGAGCGTCTGGAACGGCTCGGGCTTTGTCGACCCCGGCACCGAGTCCGTCAGCGTCACCCACGCCAACGGCGCACACGAGATCACCTCCACCGCCGGCGGCTCGTTCAACCTCGACCTGCTCGACCCCGAGCTCACCTGGCAGCTCAACGGCAACAACGGCGGGGCCGACCCCGACCGCGGCGTCTACCTCGTGCAGTTCACCATCACCGACAACGACCCGCTGAGTAACTTCGACGACTCGCGCCCCGTGTTCTTCGCCTTCGACTTCGAGAGCGGCTACACCGCCGAGAACCCGAGCTACCTCAGCGACGACTACAACCACCACCACCACCACATGTCCCGCGGCTACATCGCCGACAACCTCATCAACGTCCCCGAGCCCGGCTCGCTTGCGCTGCTCGGCCTCGGCGGGCTGGCGCTGCTGCGCCGGCGTCGGTAA
- a CDS encoding FAD-binding protein, with amino-acid sequence MLDLITTSSGNGSGSGGLGVDNSSGGGAGECVGAITHHPKYGLQVIWARATILAAGGCGQVYRESTNPAVSTGDGIAMAYRAGAALQDMAFVQFHPTTLYIAGASRSLITEAVRGEGAVLVDKAGHRFMPEYDERAELAPRDIVARGMLAQMAKTDHSHVYLDVRPIGIDKFNERFPGIAKLVEQFGIDPATTPIPVHPSAHYMIGGVATDAEARSTLPGLYACGEASCTGLHGANRLASNSLLEGLVFGEVAGRVCLERLRANGDAPGGESAEPPTARPHKIVSDIRPSERSELDLADVRRSLRSVMWRHVGIEREGDRLAEVQEMFEFWARYTLDKIFDDRLGWEVQNLLTIGALINQSAIWRRESRGTHYRIDFPEPESAFHVHDRWQRGVSEPEVVAVGAGSD; translated from the coding sequence GTGCTCGATTTGATCACCACGTCGTCTGGCAACGGCAGCGGCAGCGGTGGCCTGGGCGTGGACAACTCTTCCGGTGGCGGGGCGGGCGAGTGTGTTGGCGCGATCACGCATCATCCGAAGTACGGCTTGCAGGTGATCTGGGCGCGGGCGACGATCCTCGCGGCCGGCGGGTGTGGGCAGGTGTACCGGGAGTCGACGAACCCGGCGGTCTCGACGGGGGACGGCATCGCGATGGCGTACCGGGCGGGTGCGGCGCTGCAGGACATGGCGTTTGTGCAGTTCCACCCGACGACGCTGTACATCGCGGGGGCTTCGCGTTCGTTGATTACCGAGGCGGTGCGGGGCGAGGGCGCGGTGCTGGTCGATAAGGCCGGGCACCGTTTTATGCCGGAGTACGACGAGCGGGCGGAGCTTGCGCCGCGGGACATCGTCGCGCGCGGGATGCTCGCACAGATGGCGAAGACCGACCACAGCCACGTCTACCTCGACGTCCGGCCGATCGGCATCGACAAGTTCAACGAACGCTTCCCGGGCATCGCCAAACTCGTCGAGCAGTTCGGCATCGACCCGGCGACGACGCCGATCCCCGTGCACCCCTCGGCGCACTACATGATCGGCGGTGTCGCGACGGACGCCGAAGCACGTTCAACGCTGCCGGGCTTGTATGCCTGTGGCGAGGCGTCATGCACCGGGCTGCACGGCGCGAACCGTCTGGCGAGCAACTCGCTCCTGGAGGGGCTGGTCTTCGGCGAGGTCGCGGGGCGGGTGTGTTTGGAGCGTTTGCGTGCGAACGGTGATGCGCCGGGCGGGGAATCGGCCGAGCCGCCGACCGCGCGGCCTCACAAGATCGTGTCAGATATCCGGCCGTCGGAGCGGAGCGAGCTCGACCTCGCGGATGTTCGGCGATCCCTGCGGAGTGTGATGTGGCGTCACGTCGGGATCGAGCGCGAGGGCGATCGTTTGGCCGAGGTGCAGGAGATGTTTGAGTTCTGGGCGCGCTACACGCTGGACAAGATCTTCGACGACCGGCTGGGCTGGGAGGTGCAGAACCTGCTGACGATCGGCGCGCTCATCAACCAGTCGGCGATCTGGCGTCGCGAGAGCCGGGGCACGCATTACCGCATCGATTTTCCTGAGCCCGAGTCCGCGTTCCATGTGCATGACCGCTGGCAACGCGGGGTGTCGGAGCCGGAGGTCGTGGCGGTCGGGGCCGGCTCAGATTGA
- a CDS encoding FAD-dependent oxidoreductase: MHAVIDERRYLIPFRATLLPQIFTDVLVVGAGVAGACAALSAVRHDENAEVIIAAKGQVQDSNTYWAQGGIAAVLDDADSTASHIEDTLTAGAGLCDDDIVRAVVEDGPARVRELITSGMRLDRDELGELKFGREGGHSHFRIVHTDGDATGKSLATTLNEQLRARTSASGSTKTASCSI, from the coding sequence ATGCACGCCGTTATTGATGAGCGCCGGTACCTGATCCCGTTCCGCGCGACACTGCTGCCGCAGATCTTTACGGATGTGCTGGTGGTCGGTGCGGGGGTGGCGGGGGCGTGCGCCGCGCTGTCTGCGGTGCGGCACGACGAGAACGCCGAGGTCATCATCGCGGCCAAGGGGCAGGTGCAGGACAGCAACACGTACTGGGCCCAGGGCGGGATCGCGGCGGTCTTGGACGATGCGGACTCGACGGCGTCGCACATCGAGGACACGCTCACGGCCGGGGCGGGGCTGTGCGACGACGATATCGTGCGGGCGGTCGTCGAGGACGGCCCGGCCCGCGTGCGTGAACTGATTACGTCGGGCATGCGGCTGGACCGCGACGAGCTGGGCGAGCTGAAGTTCGGCCGCGAGGGCGGGCACAGCCACTTCCGCATCGTGCATACGGACGGCGACGCGACGGGCAAGTCGCTGGCGACGACGCTGAACGAACAGCTCCGCGCGCGCACGAGCGCATCCGGCTCTACGAAGACTGCTTCGTGCTCGATTTGA
- a CDS encoding carbon starvation protein A has translation MQVLLIALAAGVAFIVAYHTYGRWLGMKVFRLSASAVCPSVTHEDGQDYVPTPKSVVFGHHFTSIAGTGPIVGPAIAVMWGWLPALLWVVFGSIFIGAVHDFGALVVSLRNQGQTVGEVAGRVVNKRVRLLFLFVLFLALTIVLAIFGLVIAAVFKQYPAAIFPCLVQVPLAVGIGVWLHRKGVKLLVPSLLALAAMYLSVVYGNAGLIGEFNAWAAGQPVMAWVIFLLVYSYVASVLPVWTLLQPRDFINSLQLISALGLIVVGLGVAAFAGGAPPVAGAARQPLELVAPMVRWEPADAPLIFPFLFITIACGAISGFHCLVSSGTSSKQLKTETDAQFVGFGSMLTEGFLATLVILACCAGLGLGVSVASQSQTSGSWTTKSTSFEGEDGNHWVVLNSPQSTNLDGSVVHSNAFEVSQILIDSDHPQHDEVGEIVRLHSGATVWPTDVEQAGLILSRAEFDSGSRIANYDAAIYGGAAYNTRYKSWTASNGLGAKVGAFVDGAANFLKAMGIPAGIAIALMGVLVASFAGTTLDTACRLQRYVVQELARCFLAPTDGIRGLRVCRACGYDLRGTVSGVCPECGVGVIEDGAVTHGGGDPRALGGAWNPLSWLANKHGATIFAVVVAAAMAGMPAPGTSWGWANAGKGGLILWPMFGATNQLLGGLAFMVITFYLWRRGKAVWFVALPLVFMLVMPAWAMVWLIFVADGSGPGWAFSDSPNWVLIAIAVATLVLEAWMIVEAALLFPKVRGVVEGEDD, from the coding sequence ATGCAGGTCCTCCTGATTGCTTTGGCTGCCGGGGTTGCGTTCATCGTGGCTTACCACACGTACGGGCGGTGGCTGGGGATGAAGGTGTTTCGGTTGTCGGCGTCGGCGGTGTGTCCTTCGGTGACGCATGAAGACGGGCAGGACTATGTGCCGACGCCTAAGTCGGTGGTGTTCGGGCACCACTTCACGTCGATCGCGGGGACCGGGCCGATTGTGGGGCCGGCGATCGCGGTGATGTGGGGGTGGCTGCCGGCGCTCTTGTGGGTGGTGTTCGGGTCGATCTTTATTGGGGCGGTACACGACTTCGGGGCGCTGGTCGTGTCGCTGCGCAACCAGGGCCAGACCGTCGGCGAGGTCGCGGGGCGGGTGGTCAACAAGCGGGTCCGGCTGCTGTTCTTGTTTGTGCTGTTTTTGGCGCTGACGATCGTGCTGGCGATCTTCGGGCTGGTGATCGCGGCGGTGTTCAAGCAGTACCCGGCGGCGATCTTCCCGTGCCTGGTGCAGGTGCCGCTGGCGGTGGGGATCGGGGTGTGGTTGCATCGCAAGGGCGTGAAGCTGCTGGTGCCGTCGCTGCTCGCGCTGGCGGCGATGTATCTGTCGGTGGTCTACGGCAACGCCGGGTTGATCGGCGAGTTCAACGCTTGGGCGGCGGGGCAGCCGGTGATGGCTTGGGTGATTTTTCTGCTGGTGTACTCGTATGTGGCGAGTGTGCTGCCGGTGTGGACGCTGTTGCAGCCGCGGGACTTTATCAATTCGTTGCAGTTGATCTCGGCGTTGGGGTTGATTGTGGTGGGGCTGGGCGTCGCGGCGTTCGCGGGTGGTGCGCCGCCGGTGGCCGGGGCGGCGCGGCAGCCGTTGGAGCTGGTCGCGCCGATGGTGCGGTGGGAGCCGGCGGATGCGCCGCTGATCTTCCCGTTTTTGTTTATCACCATCGCCTGCGGCGCGATCTCGGGCTTCCACTGCCTGGTCAGCTCGGGCACGTCCAGCAAACAACTCAAGACCGAGACCGATGCCCAGTTCGTGGGCTTCGGCTCGATGCTGACCGAAGGGTTCCTGGCGACGCTGGTGATTCTGGCGTGTTGTGCGGGGTTGGGGTTGGGGGTGAGTGTCGCTAGTCAATCTCAAACCTCTGGCTCATGGACTACGAAGTCCACCAGCTTTGAAGGAGAAGACGGAAACCATTGGGTAGTTCTAAACTCGCCACAAAGTACGAATCTAGATGGATCGGTCGTCCATTCAAATGCGTTTGAGGTTTCACAAATTCTTATTGATTCCGATCATCCTCAACACGATGAAGTAGGAGAGATTGTCAGATTGCACTCCGGGGCAACCGTATGGCCTACCGACGTTGAACAAGCCGGCTTGATTCTCAGTCGCGCTGAGTTTGACAGCGGTTCGAGAATAGCAAATTACGATGCGGCGATCTACGGCGGGGCTGCTTACAACACCCGCTATAAATCTTGGACTGCTTCCAACGGCCTAGGCGCGAAGGTCGGGGCGTTTGTCGATGGGGCGGCGAACTTCCTGAAGGCGATGGGGATCCCGGCGGGGATCGCGATTGCGTTGATGGGGGTGTTGGTGGCGTCGTTTGCGGGGACGACGCTGGACACGGCGTGTCGGCTGCAGCGGTATGTGGTGCAGGAGTTGGCGCGGTGTTTTTTAGCACCCACGGATGGAATCCGTGGGCTTCGGGTGTGTCGTGCGTGTGGGTATGACTTGCGCGGGACGGTGAGTGGGGTGTGTCCGGAGTGTGGGGTGGGGGTTATAGAAGATGGCGCGGTAACGCACGGGGGTGGCGACCCCCGTGCGTTAGGGGGTGCTTGGAACCCGCTGAGTTGGTTGGCGAACAAGCACGGGGCGACGATCTTTGCGGTGGTGGTGGCGGCGGCGATGGCGGGGATGCCTGCGCCCGGGACGTCGTGGGGCTGGGCGAATGCGGGGAAGGGGGGGCTGATCCTTTGGCCGATGTTTGGGGCGACGAATCAGTTGTTGGGTGGGTTGGCGTTTATGGTGATCACGTTTTATCTGTGGCGAAGGGGGAAGGCGGTGTGGTTCGTGGCGCTGCCGTTGGTGTTTATGCTGGTGATGCCGGCGTGGGCGATGGTGTGGTTGATTTTTGTGGCGGACGGGAGCGGGCCTGGCTGGGCGTTTTCGGATTCGCCGAACTGGGTGCTGATCGCGATCGCGGTGGCGACGCTGGTGCTGGAGGCGTGGATGATCGTGGAGGCGGCGTTGCTGTTTCCGAAGGTGCGGGGGGTGGTGGAGGGGGAGGATGATTGA
- a CDS encoding DUF1801 domain-containing protein — translation MRTLLPTPPPTTIPAYIDAAPAVGQPHLRKLYALLQQAAPNAEETIKWNTPFFVEPRFLFAFSAHKQHLGFTTTTETLAPFNDELADYEVTKMGILKIRYDQPLPEKLIRRIAKARIKAVRERDDDSFW, via the coding sequence ATGAGGACACTCCTGCCCACCCCACCCCCCACCACCATCCCCGCCTACATCGACGCCGCCCCGGCCGTCGGCCAACCCCACCTGCGCAAGCTCTACGCCCTCCTCCAACAGGCCGCGCCCAACGCCGAGGAAACCATCAAGTGGAACACCCCCTTCTTCGTCGAGCCCCGCTTCCTCTTCGCCTTCTCTGCCCACAAGCAACACCTCGGCTTCACCACGACTACGGAAACCCTCGCCCCCTTCAACGACGAACTCGCCGACTACGAAGTCACCAAGATGGGCATCCTGAAAATCCGCTACGACCAGCCCCTGCCCGAGAAGCTGATCCGCAGGATCGCCAAGGCCCGCATCAAAGCCGTCCGCGAACGCGACGACGACAGCTTCTGGTAG